From Nitratidesulfovibrio vulgaris str. Hildenborough, a single genomic window includes:
- a CDS encoding nitroreductase family protein — MAFFEVDAQRCKRDDICIAECPIHIIISDRDSGVPKMRDGAESVCIRCGHCVAVCPHGAVRIEDMPIEAFTPVDKSLAIDARQAEQFLRGRRSIRTFRDTPVPHDQLAQIMETVRWAPSASHKQPVHWVMVETPSAVREMAELVVDWMTEVRKENPELARRFNVAGLIAGWRKGQDLILRGAPHLAVAWTEPAATWPEVDCAVALTYLELAAHAHGVGCCWAGYFTYAANAYGPLREALGLPQDARVCGGQMMGYARFRYRRLPWRKPLAIDWK, encoded by the coding sequence ATGGCCTTTTTCGAAGTCGATGCGCAGCGTTGCAAGCGCGACGACATTTGCATAGCCGAATGTCCCATCCACATCATCATCTCCGACCGGGACAGCGGCGTTCCCAAAATGCGTGACGGGGCCGAATCGGTCTGCATCCGTTGCGGGCATTGCGTCGCCGTCTGCCCCCACGGTGCCGTGCGTATTGAAGACATGCCCATAGAGGCGTTCACGCCGGTGGACAAGAGCCTCGCCATCGACGCGCGTCAGGCCGAACAGTTCCTGCGCGGCAGGCGCTCCATCAGGACCTTTCGCGATACGCCTGTTCCCCACGACCAGCTTGCCCAGATCATGGAGACCGTACGATGGGCTCCCAGTGCGAGCCATAAACAGCCGGTACACTGGGTGATGGTGGAGACGCCTTCAGCCGTGCGCGAGATGGCGGAACTGGTGGTGGACTGGATGACCGAGGTGCGTAAGGAGAACCCCGAGCTCGCCCGACGCTTCAATGTGGCGGGCCTCATCGCCGGTTGGCGCAAGGGGCAGGACCTCATCCTTCGAGGTGCGCCACACCTTGCTGTCGCGTGGACGGAACCCGCGGCCACATGGCCCGAGGTGGACTGTGCGGTGGCCCTCACCTATCTTGAACTGGCTGCCCATGCCCATGGTGTGGGCTGTTGCTGGGCGGGGTACTTCACCTATGCGGCCAATGCCTACGGCCCGTTGCGCGAAGCCCTCGGCCTGCCACAGGATGCGCGGGTCTGCGGTGGTCAGATGATGGGCTACGCGCGCTTCCGTTATCGCCGCTTGCCGTGGCGCAAGCCACTTGCCATCGACTGGAAGTGA